The DNA segment GCTCCCCCGTACCGGCGGTCACGGTTACCTGCCCTGCCACTTGGGGGGCCGTTTCTCGGTGAAGGCGGCGTGGAACTCGGCGTAGTCCTCGCCGTTCATGAGCAGCGCCTGCGTGGCGGCGTCCAGCTCGACGGCGGCGGCGAGCGGCATGTCGAGTTCGGCGGAGAGCAGCGCCTTGGTCTGCGCGTACGCGAGCGCCGGGCCGTCGGCGAGCCGGCGGGCCAGCACGGCGGCCCGCTCGTCGGCCCGGCCCTCGTCGGCCAGCTCGCTGATCAGGCCGATCCGCTCGGCCTCGGGTGCCGGGACGGGCTCCCCCAGCATCAGCAGCCGGGTCGCGTGCCCGAGGCCGACGACGCGCGGCAGCAGATAGGCGGCGCCCATGTCGCCGCCGGACAGCCCGACCCGGGTGAAGAGGAAGGCGAAGCGGGCGGTGGGGTCGGCGACCCGGAAGTCGGCGGCCAGCGCGAGGACGGCGCCCGCGCCCGCCGCGACCCCGTGCACGGCGGCGATCACCGGGAAGGGGCACTCGCGCAGCGCCCGGACGACCTGGCCGGTCATCCGGTTGAAGTCGAGGAGCTGGGCGGTGTCCAGGGCGAGGGTGGCGCCGATGATCTCCTCGACGTCGCCGCCCGAGCAGAATCCGCGGCCCTCGCCGGCGAGGACCAGGGCCCGTACCGACCGCTCGCGGGACAGCTCGGCGAGCAGGTCGCGCAGAT comes from the Streptomyces sp. NBC_01471 genome and includes:
- a CDS encoding enoyl-CoA hydratase family protein, whose translation is MSPFSGSADPVEHWEHLRVTRQDGVATVTFARPEKLNALTFGAYADLRDLLAELSRERSVRALVLAGEGRGFCSGGDVEEIIGATLALDTAQLLDFNRMTGQVVRALRECPFPVIAAVHGVAAGAGAVLALAADFRVADPTARFAFLFTRVGLSGGDMGAAYLLPRVVGLGHATRLLMLGEPVPAPEAERIGLISELADEGRADERAAVLARRLADGPALAYAQTKALLSAELDMPLAAAVELDAATQALLMNGEDYAEFHAAFTEKRPPKWQGR